The region GGTTATATGCAGTACCACTGGCTTTTCCATCCTGGCAAGCGGTGTGCCCCTGGAAGGGGCAAATGCGGCATCCCTGGCAGCGGAGGCATTCGGAACCATATTTCCTTTTTTGAAATATGTGGTTTCTGTCAGCCTGATTTTATTCGCTTCCACCTCCATCATGAGCCAGTGGTATTTTGGACATGTGAGTCTGATGTACATAAAGAGCTTGAAGGGGGACTGGTTTTACCGTATGCTGTTTCCTGTATTGATTTTGGCAGGAAGCCTGAGCACGGCAGGAATCGTGTGGTCTATCCAGGACTGTATGCTGGGGCTTTTAATCATTCCCAATGTGCTGGCCCTTTTTAAGCTGTCTCCGGTAGTCATGAGGCTGACCAGGGAATTTTTTAAGGAGAATCATACATAACGGTGCAAATATATATTTCATTTACATTTACAAACAGGAAGGAAATGATATCATGGATTCAAGAATAGAAACATACATCAGACAGATACCGGCATTGGCTGAGGCTGCTGCCGGAAAAGAAATGCTGTGGATAAATGACAGGGAGTGCCCGGAGAACGGACAGGGAGAAAAAACAGTATCCGGGGAGCAGATTGAAGACGCGGCAGGGAGGCTGGCCCGCTTTGCGCCTTATCTGGCGGAGGTTTTCCCTGAGACTGCCGGCCGGAATGGCATGATAGAATCGGAGCTTCGGGAAATCCGGGCCATGAGACAGGAACTGAACCAGGAGTGGAGAGCGGGAATCTCCGGGAGACTGTTTTTAAAAATGGACAGCCATCTTCCCATATCCGGCTCCATAAAAGCCAGGGGAGGTATCTACGAGGTGTTAAAACATGCGGAGGACCTGGCTTTCGAGGCAGGGCTTCTCACGGAAAAGGAGGATTACCAGAAACTGGCTTCCTGTGAAATGAAAGAGTTTTTTGGACGGTATAAGGTTCAGGTGGGGTCTACCGGCAACCTGGGACTCAGCATCGGCATCATGAGTGCCAAACTGGGATTTCAGGTAATTGTGCACATGTCGGCGGATGCCAAACAGTGGAAAAAGGATTTGCTGAGAAGCAAGGGAGTCACGGTTATGGAGTATGAATCCGACTACTGTGCGGCCGTGGAAGAGGGAAGAAAGAGTTCCAGCCAGGACCCAATGAGCTATTTTGTGGACGATGAGAATTCCGTCAACCTGTTTCTGGGCTATGCAGTCGCGGGAGAGCGCCTGAAAAGCCAGCTGGAGGAACAGGAAATCCAGGTGGACAGCCGTCATCCGTTGTTTGTATATCTGCCCTGCGGAATTGGCGGGGCGCCGGGAGGCGTGGCCTATGGCCTGAAAGAGGTTTACGGCGATAATGTCCACTGCTTTTTCATGGAACCCACCCAGGCATGCTGCATGCTGGTGGGAATGGCCACAGGCGAGCACGACAGGGTCAGTGTCAGGGATTTTGGAATCAGCGGCAGGACGGATGCCGACGGGCTTGCAGTGGGAAGGCCGTCCGCGTTTGTGGGAAAGGTGATTGAAAAGCGCCTTGCAGGTATCTGCACAATTGAGGACAGAAAACTGTATGAGCTGATGCGCGCGCTTATGAAAACGGAGAATATATTCATAGAACCGTCTGCATGCGCTTCCTTTGCAGCATTCTTCCATCCGGATGAGATGGAAGGATACATCAGGAAAAAGGGACTCTGTGACTGCATGGGACAGGCCGCCCATATAGCCTGGGCAACAGGCGGTAGCATGGTTCCCCAGGACATGGCGGAAGAGTATCTGAATACATGGAAACAGGCTTAATGGGGTTCACATATTACTTCGTGGCCTTCCAGTATCAGTTGGCCGGTGCGTTCGTTGACACGTTTCCTGCTGCCTGCTCTGAAGGTGAGCCGCACCGCATAAGGAGGCCGGGTTTCCGGGAAGGATGGTATGACGGATGGAACGGCGGGCGAAACAGCGGATGGGACTCCCAATGAGCCGGGCTGTTCCGGTATGAGCTTGATTTTACTCCTCCGTCAAAAGACAGGCTGTATACGGTCCCGTATGACGAGGGGGACGCCACACGGTTATCCTTTCCTGAACCGTCCCTGTCAAAGGGACGTGCATCATCCACGACCGCTCCTAAATATTTTATATAAAAATCTTTCATTATCTCCGGTTCCATGGTATGGATGGTAATATAAGTCAATTTCATTTCCATCATCACTCCTTTGAACAAAATACCTTGCATATGTCCTTTTTTTATTATAATGGAATTGTAGAGATATTTGTAATAAAATCACGGCTTAAAATAACAGAATCCTGTCTTGCCTGTAAAGGAGATTTCGATATGCAGTTAAACTATCTGGAGGTAAACGGAAACCTGGAGGAAGTCACCTGTCATGGCACGCCTGCTTTTCCAATGGAAGTATATCTGGATGATCTGGATTTGTATCCAAACCGGGTCATACCCTGGCATTGGCATAAGGAATTGGAGCTGGTTTATGTGCTGAAGGGGGACATTGAGTTTCAGACAGGCGGCTGTTCCTATGTGCTCTCTGCCGGGCAGGGCGGGCTCCTGCCGCCTAATATGCTGCACATGGTCACGCCCTACCACCAGCAGCACGGCAGCGTTTACTGCGCTGTGCTGGCTGCCCCTTATCTGCTCCACGGCCTTTCCGGGGGACTGGTGGAAACGCAGTATGTTTCCCTTATTACAGAAACAGAGAGGGATTTCTTTCTGTTTGACAATACCTGTCCATGGCATGGGGAGGCATTGTCCTGCATCCATGACATGTATCAGTGTGACTGCAGGCGGCCCAGGGGATATCTGTGGCGCCTTCAGATTCTGCTGCAGCAGATGGGGCTTACGCTGTATGAAAATCTGGATTTAAGAAATAAGCAGCAGCCGGCCTTTTCCGATGTCCAGTACAGGCGGGTCCGTTCCTGCCTGGAATTCATTCACCAGGAGTATGCCGGAAAAATCCGGCTGGAGGATATTGCAAAGGCAGCCAGTGTCAGCGCCAGCGAATGCTGCCGGGATTTTAAGGAAATACTGGGGCAGTCCCCTGTGGATTATCTTATTTCCTACCGGGTACGCATGGGAGAGTATCTGCTGACCCACACGGACAAGAGTATCCTGGAAATTGCATTGGCAGCCGGGTTTTCTGGCAGCAGCCATTTTTCCAACACATTTTCCGGATATATGGGATATACACCTCTTTATTACAGGAAAAGAGAACGTACGGCAGGAAGTTCTGGCAGCGGACAATAAGAAGGTAAATCCATGCGGTTTTACTCCATGGACCTGCCGTATTCACTTTTAATGATTTCGCATATATCTTCCGGTGTTTCCCGGCATCCGTTCCGCAGCCACATTTTCAGGATGGTGGTCAGTCGAAGGGAACGCTGGATTTGGGGGTGTTTTATGAAACGGTAGGAGGCTTTGGCACAGGACTCTGTACCAGGTCCATGGGAGAATATCCTGTTGTTTTAGTTGCCTCGCCCCAGGTTAAAAAGTCCCATCCGTCTGGACCATACCATTGAGCTGTGGAGCATCCCTGCCATAAAAAATCTGGTAAAAAGTGAGGTAGGGATTTCCTTTCTGCCTGAATTTACGGTGAGGGAAGAACTGGAACAGGGAGAACTGGAGATAGTCAGGACAGATTTGGGGCGTCCGGTCCTCTCGGCGGTGTGCGCATACCATAGGAACAAGTGGGTCAGCCCATTGATGCGGCTGTTCATGGATTTGTGTGAAGAAGTGAACTATCATGAAAGGACAGGGGATTAGGCCTGAAATGGAGTAAAGAATGAAACTGATAAGTCTGTTTACCGCGCTTGCGGTCACAATTGGATTGTTTGCCAATGCGGGGCGGAAATTGTACCAGTGGCTTGGACCGCTTTTTCCGGGCATGGGTTCCCTGGCGTATGGAATTGTCTATGGTCTGGCAGTTACCGGGATTTTGGGAGCGTTTGTTGTCAGCCGTATTCCAAACAACCATATACCTGCGCCTGTTTTCTATGCTGACCACTATCTCCTTGGATTCATTGTCTACATGGTGATGTTCGTTAATCTGGCAGGATTTCTGGTGTTCCTGGCAGGACTGCTGCGTATTCTTCCGTCACCCCTGTCCTTCCGGGCAGGCATTGCAGCGGGAACCATACCGCTGTTTCTTTCAGCTGCCCTGTCCGTATATGGTACTGTCCATGGGGCGGTAATACAGATAAAACCCTACGAAGTTCAGATGGGCGGCAAGGATGCAGAAAAGGCTCCGCTCCGGATTGCCCTAATCAGCGACCTGCATCTGGGGTATGTCATAGGAGAACACCATCTTGAAAAGGTCATTGACGCGGTAAATTCCACAAAGCCGGATATTGTCTGTATTGCCGGAGATATATTTGACGGCGATGCCGCTGTCCCGGCTGACCCTGAAGCTCTTAAGGCATTGTTTCTGAAAATGGATACGGTTTACGCTGTTTACGCCTGCCTTGGAAACCATGATGCAGGCCCAAGCTATGGCCGCATGCTGGAATTTCTCTCAGAAGCAGGCGTTCATGTGCTGCGGGATGAGGCGGTTGTCATAGACGGCCGTTTTGTGCTGGCGGGCAGGAAGGATTCCTTTCCCATTGGCGGGCAGGGGGATAAGCGGGAAAAGCTCACGCTGCCTGCAAAGGCAGGGGAGCTGCCTGTCATTGTAATGGACCATCAGCCGGGAAATATCCGGGACTATGGGGAAGAGACGGATTTGATTCTCTGCGGACATACCCACCAGGGACAAATGTTTCCTTTTAATCTGATTACCAACGCTGTATTTGATGTGGATTACGGATATTACCGGGCATCGGATGATTCGCCCCAGGTCATCGTTACCTCAGGCGCAGGAACCTGGGGACCGCCCCAGCGGGTTGCCACGGATAATGAGGTGGCGGAAATTCTGGTCATGCTTCCAGCCGGACCGTAAGTGGACCAGGATACTTACTGGAACCAGTGGCTTGAGGGCATCGGAGCGTATATCGACGTGATGCATATTAAAGACTACAGTCTGGGAAAGGACCGTGCATATCAGCCGGAACAGCTGGGAGAAGGCATCCTGGGGTATAAGGAAATCAGCCGATGGCTCCATGAAAATAAACCGGATATGTATCTGCTCCGGGAGGAAATGAATCCGGCAGCCGCCAGGAAGGATATTGAGTTTATGAAGCGGCTGTAGAGGAAGACCATGAGGCTACAGGAGAATCACATCCGCCGTCCTTCTGGGCGCCGTCCTTTTATATGTGATATCCGGATAACCCAGAAGGGCACAGGCCTCTATCCTTTTTTTTCCCACGCCCAGCCATTCCATCACCTCGTGGTTCATTTCGGCAGCCCTGCGCAGATAGCCATTATAGAGGAATCCAAGCCCCAGTGACACTCCCATCAGTTCCATGTTCTGGGCAGCCAGTCCAGCGTCTATATTGGACTCAGACGCGATAAACAGCACGGCAGGCGCGTTGCGGAAAAGATAATCCTGTTTTGCATCAGCCATATGAGCCTTATAGAAGCCTCTGTATGGCTGGGCCGGCCCCGGGACAGGACTGTCCAGAATACGGCCGATTCCGTCCCAGATAAGGGCTTTTAAGGTTTCCAGCTCCTCCTGGACAAAGATGAAGCGGCAGTCCTGCATGTTTTTGGCTGTAGCAGTATACCGTCCGGCCTGCACCAGCATATTCAGGTCACCGGTGCGGACAGGCTTCTGCTTAAAATTGCGTACGCTGCGGCGGAATTTGATTGCCTTAAGAAGACGGTCTGAATCCAGCCTGGCCTGTTCCTGACTCAGCTCCTCCACATCGGCCATATCATATTCCGGGATGGATACGGCGTTTACAGGACAGACAGCAACGCAGTGGCCGCAGAGAATACAGGTCCCGGAAACCTCTGCTTTTCCTTCTCTCAGAGACAGGTTTTTTGCGATACAGTCCCTGGTACACTGCCCGCAGCCGGTGCAGGCGCCTCTGTTAATTTCTACCATATGTATATCCTCCTTTGATTCTTTGTTCTGCATACTAAATATTATAACCCAGGGAAAATCACACTGCAACACCGGTTCCTGAAACCAGCCGGTTAATACCTGGGATACCCTGCACCCCTGGGAAACCCTGCAATACTAGTACAGCATTGCTTAAATATCAGTGA is a window of Enterocloster clostridioformis DNA encoding:
- a CDS encoding D-serine ammonia-lyase, whose product is MDSRIETYIRQIPALAEAAAGKEMLWINDRECPENGQGEKTVSGEQIEDAAGRLARFAPYLAEVFPETAGRNGMIESELREIRAMRQELNQEWRAGISGRLFLKMDSHLPISGSIKARGGIYEVLKHAEDLAFEAGLLTEKEDYQKLASCEMKEFFGRYKVQVGSTGNLGLSIGIMSAKLGFQVIVHMSADAKQWKKDLLRSKGVTVMEYESDYCAAVEEGRKSSSQDPMSYFVDDENSVNLFLGYAVAGERLKSQLEEQEIQVDSRHPLFVYLPCGIGGAPGGVAYGLKEVYGDNVHCFFMEPTQACCMLVGMATGEHDRVSVRDFGISGRTDADGLAVGRPSAFVGKVIEKRLAGICTIEDRKLYELMRALMKTENIFIEPSACASFAAFFHPDEMEGYIRKKGLCDCMGQAAHIAWATGGSMVPQDMAEEYLNTWKQA
- a CDS encoding LysR substrate-binding domain-containing protein, producing the protein MPRPRLKSPIRLDHTIELWSIPAIKNLVKSEVGISFLPEFTVREELEQGELEIVRTDLGRPVLSAVCAYHRNKWVSPLMRLFMDLCEEVNYHERTGD
- a CDS encoding nitroreductase family protein, encoding MVEINRGACTGCGQCTRDCIAKNLSLREGKAEVSGTCILCGHCVAVCPVNAVSIPEYDMADVEELSQEQARLDSDRLLKAIKFRRSVRNFKQKPVRTGDLNMLVQAGRYTATAKNMQDCRFIFVQEELETLKALIWDGIGRILDSPVPGPAQPYRGFYKAHMADAKQDYLFRNAPAVLFIASESNIDAGLAAQNMELMGVSLGLGFLYNGYLRRAAEMNHEVMEWLGVGKKRIEACALLGYPDITYKRTAPRRTADVILL
- a CDS encoding helix-turn-helix domain-containing protein, which translates into the protein MQLNYLEVNGNLEEVTCHGTPAFPMEVYLDDLDLYPNRVIPWHWHKELELVYVLKGDIEFQTGGCSYVLSAGQGGLLPPNMLHMVTPYHQQHGSVYCAVLAAPYLLHGLSGGLVETQYVSLITETERDFFLFDNTCPWHGEALSCIHDMYQCDCRRPRGYLWRLQILLQQMGLTLYENLDLRNKQQPAFSDVQYRRVRSCLEFIHQEYAGKIRLEDIAKAASVSASECCRDFKEILGQSPVDYLISYRVRMGEYLLTHTDKSILEIALAAGFSGSSHFSNTFSGYMGYTPLYYRKRERTAGSSGSGQ
- a CDS encoding metallophosphoesterase, which gives rise to MKLISLFTALAVTIGLFANAGRKLYQWLGPLFPGMGSLAYGIVYGLAVTGILGAFVVSRIPNNHIPAPVFYADHYLLGFIVYMVMFVNLAGFLVFLAGLLRILPSPLSFRAGIAAGTIPLFLSAALSVYGTVHGAVIQIKPYEVQMGGKDAEKAPLRIALISDLHLGYVIGEHHLEKVIDAVNSTKPDIVCIAGDIFDGDAAVPADPEALKALFLKMDTVYAVYACLGNHDAGPSYGRMLEFLSEAGVHVLRDEAVVIDGRFVLAGRKDSFPIGGQGDKREKLTLPAKAGELPVIVMDHQPGNIRDYGEETDLILCGHTHQGQMFPFNLITNAVFDVDYGYYRASDDSPQVIVTSGAGTWGPPQRVATDNEVAEILVMLPAGP